Genomic segment of bacterium:
GATGTCGTGGGATCGCCTCAACGTGGTGAGACATCCATCGCCAAACATCTCGAATCTGTCGGATTGGATTGGGGACAGTCTAGCCGAGTTTTTGCACTTCCCGGTAGCGGAAGCATTCGGTGGTGTGATCGTTCACCATGCCGACGGCCTGCATAAAGGCATAGCAGATGGTCGATCCGACAAAATTGAAGCCGTGTTTCTTGAGGGCCTTGCTCATCTGGTCGGACAATATCGTACTCGCGGGCAGGTCGGATATGGACGCCCAGGCGTTTTGAATGGGAGTACCATCAACGAAGCTCCAGAGATAGCTGTCCAGCGAAGCGTATTCTTCCTGGATCCGGAGCACTGCACGGGCATTCCGTATCGTAGAGTCAATCTTCATGCGGTTGCGAACGATACCAGCATCTGCGAGCAGCCGCTCCTTATCCACATCCGTGTACCCGGCGATGCATTCGACGGAGAAATTGTCAAACGCTTTGCGATAGTTCTCGCGTTTCTTGAGGATGGTACTCCAGCTGAGTCCGGCCTGCGCCCCTTCGAGAGTGAGCAATTCAAATAGCACGCGATCGTCGTGAACGGGGACGCCCCATTCTTCGTCGTGATAGGCGACGTACAGGGGGTCGGTTCCGCACCATTCGCAGCGATGTATCATGATTTTTTCCCGTGTCAATGAACAACATGCGTGATTCTCTTTAGACCAACTCCGTGACGAGGGAATATGATGTCTCAATAACCGTGTTCCCCTTTATCATCTGCCAGACGGGACAGTACATTTCCTCGGTCAGTTGAAGCGCTTTGGTAATATCCTCGTCCGTCGCGTCATGCGATGTCAGGACAAATTCGAGACTGATCTGATCGAGCCTGACCGGGGGCTCCTGCGTGCGCCTGCCACGAGCATTCACCTTTAAATCTCCGACATTCTTTCCCATGCGGCGCAGGATGAAGGCCATGGATGTGCCACTGCAGCCCGCGAGGCTCATGAGCACGAGTTCGAGTCCATTATACCCATCTCCATCCCCGATCGGCGGATAATAATCGAATTCGATCGGACGTCCGGGATTTGCTTTCGATGAGCCGATGAACTGTACTTTGTCATTTGTCAGAACGGCGGATACTTCTTCAAACTGTTCGGCCATGGAATTCTCCTGTCGGTGCTAGAAGATATTGATGCTCAGTCCAACATCGATATTCGGCCAGATCTGGGTGTACCGGATCCCGCCGCCACTATCGTATTTCGCCTCCAGGACGACTCCTCCCCTATAGTAGAACTGCACCCCGCCTTCATTCGTGATGTGTGAGCCAACGGCCGCGGAGAGAAACCACTGCTCAACGTGTGAGTTATTTGTGGATTCAATGAAATACGCGTTGCTGAACGCAATGCCGGCCATCAGGTTGCTACCACCGCCCTTGTGCCAGTTGAGTCCGGCTGTAGCTCGGAAGTTCCAATCATCAACGACATTCGACAGCGGCCAGCCATAGGAGGCTTCTACCGAGAAGTGATCACACAGGTATACCATCGTACCGACATGGGCACCCCGCGCAATAGCATCGATGCCTGCTTTTATGTTGCAGAAATACCGGGCTGGAACAGTCTCCCCATCGTTACCAGGCTGCACAACACGGGAAGTCCGCGGCTCGTCATGTGTAAAAGCCTCTGACATACTCTGAGAAAATCCTGTAGGACTATCCAGAAGAAATACCAGTACGGGGAACAGAGACAGCAAGACCCGGTTCGAACGATCCCGTAAGCTAGAAATCGCTCCCTTGCGATTCAGGCATGGATGGTTATGGTACACGGACCCTCCCATAGTTCAGGTTTCACGATGCTGCCGTTCGAAACACAATAATACGACGATAGCGGAGAAGAAAGCCATAATATCGTGCATCTGGTTTCAAAAAACATCAAAAAACATCCAACATGCAGTGAAAACCGGTGTCTTCAGGCGGATCAGGAGGATTAGTATCAACGAGAACAGCCCGAAACCAAGCATTTCGGGCTGTCTGATAATGGGTGCGGAGAGACTGGGATGATCCGCTGGAGTATTACCATGTCTTTAATTATAAGGCTGTTGTGCGCCATTCAAGGTCTCATACATCCAGAGAGAATCGGCATAAGAAAAAATAAGGCAAGCAAAATGCTTGGCCACACCAGTATCGCGATGACATCTGATCACTACACAGACAGCGAGACGAAACAGCTTCATGATCAAGTGAATGTACTCGGTATACCATACGCCCTATTCCCTCATCGAAAATCTGGCCTGCCTGCTCCCCACCACCACCACACGCTTGCGCTGCACCTCCGTATCAGCAATAAGGCTGGACAACGTACATCCCGGGTTCAACTCCCCGTACATCGAACGACAAAGTGCTCTCTGCTGCGTCCCGGGCAACAGGCACTTGACCCCGATATTCGATTTCAGGATATTGATGCCACAATCCACTTCGAAACAGATTCTGTCATTCCCTGAATGGGACCGTAATCCCTGTTTCAGCTACGGGTGACGAATCCCCTTCAGCATCGGTAATTTGTCTCAGGAGGACAGTATGAAGAAGTATGGAGCAGAGTTTATCGGAACGTTCTGGCTCGTGCTCGGCGGTTGCGGAAGCGCCGTTCTTGCCGCGGCTTACCCTGAACTTGGTATCGGTTTTGCGGGTGTTGCTCTCGCATTTGGACTGACACTTCTCACAATGGCATTCGCGATCGGACACATATCCGGCTGCCACCTCAATCCCGCAGTTTCTGTCGGGTTGTGGGCGGGAGGGCGTTTCCCGGCGAAGGAGCTTCTCCCCTATATCGTGGCGCAAGTGCTCGGCGGCATCGTCGCCGGCGGCGTTCTCTTCCTCATTGCGAGTGGGAAAGCAGGCTTCGACGTTTCCGCGGGATTTGCCTCCAATGGATTCGGTGAACACTCACCGGGTGGATACAGCATGCAGTCCGCTCTCATCACGGAGATTGTCATGACCGCGATGTTCGTCCTTGTTATCCTCGGCGCCACGGACAAACGCGCGCCGCAGCAACTCGCTCCCATCGCCATCGGTTTATGCCTGACACTCATTCACCTGGTCAGTATCCCGGTGACGAACACATCTGTCAATCCAGCACGCAGCACCGGGGTCGCCCTGTTCGCTGGTGGCTGGGCAATCACCCAGCTCTGGCTGTTCTGGATTGCACCGATCGTCGGCGGTGCACTTGGAGCCATGATGTACCGTTTCATCGGAAATGAGAAATCGTGACGGACACACAGGTGTGATCCTTGCGATCCACCTGCATGGTGCTTCATCTCTGCTGAGAGAAACAACGTTCGAATGTCACCGAGTATCTCAGGTCGGTGCGGACTCGCATCAACGAGCGAGGACTGGGTTCCACAGCTCTGACACTGCGCCCCGTGTGAATTTTCACAAAACGCACTGAGTGCATATATTATATCATCTATAAAACATCATAATTGTGGGATATGAAGCAAACCGTTCCCACTGTCTTCACATCCTCAAAGGAGCATAAGTATGGGTATTCTGGATAATCTTGCAGGCGCAGTCGGCGGCGGCGGACAGGAAGGTCTCATGGACGCCATCGGCGGACTCGTGGGTGGCGGCGGCCTCAGTGGACTGGTCGATAATTTTTCGAACGCCGGACTCGGCGACACGATTTCGTCGTGGATCGGCTCGGGAAACAATCTGCCGATCTCGGCAGATCAGATTCAATCGGTCCTCGGCAGTGAGCAGCTGCAGGGCATTGCCGCCAAACTTGGTATTTCTGCGGGTGACGCGTCCAGCGGAATCGCATCCCTGCTGCCGAAGGCCATCGACGCGTTGACACCTGACGGCAAGGTGCCGGACGGCGGTGTAGCCACGGACGGGCTCGGCGGCCTGCTCAAGGGTCTCGGGCTCTGACATATCCGAAGCATGGATTCCATGACATTTCACATCAACACAACAGACAGAGGAATGGCCAATTACAACATTGAGGACGTCGAAGGTATCGGACCGGTGTTCGGTGAGAAATTGCGTGCTGCCGGCGTGAAGGATACCGATGCCCTACTGGGTAACGCGTGCACGCCGCAGCAGCGGAAGGAGCTCGCGGAGAAAACAGGGCTTCCTGAAGCGAAGATCCTGAAGTTCGCCAACATGGTTGATCTCTACCGTGTTTCGGGGATCGGTTCCGAGTATTCCGAACTTCTCGAAGCCTCAGGCGTGGATACAGTGCCCGAGCTCGCACAGCGCAATCCGGTAAATCTTGCCCAGAAAATGGCCGAGGTGAATGCGGAGAAAAACCTGACCCGCCGCGTACCCAACGAATCGGAGGTCGGTAAGTGGGTTGACCATGCCAAAACCCTCCCGCGCAAGCTCGAGTACTGAGTCTGGAGTTTCACAGATCGGACTGCAAACCGCCAGTTGGCTTATGTTAACCGGCGTTTTTTTACATTCTTGCGTGCAGTATTGAGGGTGCGTTGATCGGCGAAGCACATGAGTACGACCTCGAGGTCATTATCCCCATCACCATCCCCGATCGGCGGATAGCAGTAGACAGCAAGTGCACACATGTACAGAAGCATGCTGGACCTAAACAAAAACAGCCCGAAATAAGCATTTCGGGCTGTCTGATATTGGGTGCGAAGAGACTGGAATTCGAGCCCAGGGTAGCCCGAAGGGCACATCGGTTTTCGAGACCTTGGTACAACCATGTGTTTCTATGATGGAATCGTTCCACCGGCAGCGAATTCATTATCCCAAGCTCCGAGCCTCTCAACCGAATTGAACTATTT
This window contains:
- a CDS encoding DNA-3-methyladenine glycosylase I; the encoded protein is MIHRCEWCGTDPLYVAYHDEEWGVPVHDDRVLFELLTLEGAQAGLSWSTILKKRENYRKAFDNFSVECIAGYTDVDKERLLADAGIVRNRMKIDSTIRNARAVLRIQEEYASLDSYLWSFVDGTPIQNAWASISDLPASTILSDQMSKALKKHGFNFVGSTICYAFMQAVGMVNDHTTECFRYREVQKLG
- a CDS encoding OsmC family protein, with the protein product MAEQFEEVSAVLTNDKVQFIGSSKANPGRPIEFDYYPPIGDGDGYNGLELVLMSLAGCSGTSMAFILRRMGKNVGDLKVNARGRRTQEPPVRLDQISLEFVLTSHDATDEDITKALQLTEEMYCPVWQMIKGNTVIETSYSLVTELV
- the aqpZ gene encoding aquaporin Z gives rise to the protein MKKYGAEFIGTFWLVLGGCGSAVLAAAYPELGIGFAGVALAFGLTLLTMAFAIGHISGCHLNPAVSVGLWAGGRFPAKELLPYIVAQVLGGIVAGGVLFLIASGKAGFDVSAGFASNGFGEHSPGGYSMQSALITEIVMTAMFVLVILGATDKRAPQQLAPIAIGLCLTLIHLVSIPVTNTSVNPARSTGVALFAGGWAITQLWLFWIAPIVGGALGAMMYRFIGNEKS
- a CDS encoding DUF937 domain-containing protein, whose product is MGILDNLAGAVGGGGQEGLMDAIGGLVGGGGLSGLVDNFSNAGLGDTISSWIGSGNNLPISADQIQSVLGSEQLQGIAAKLGISAGDASSGIASLLPKAIDALTPDGKVPDGGVATDGLGGLLKGLGL
- a CDS encoding DUF4332 domain-containing protein gives rise to the protein MANYNIEDVEGIGPVFGEKLRAAGVKDTDALLGNACTPQQRKELAEKTGLPEAKILKFANMVDLYRVSGIGSEYSELLEASGVDTVPELAQRNPVNLAQKMAEVNAEKNLTRRVPNESEVGKWVDHAKTLPRKLEY